In Stigmatella aurantiaca, one DNA window encodes the following:
- a CDS encoding Hsp70 family protein yields the protein MQTKEPIIGIDLGTTNSCAAYVDESGNVKLIPYKGGDYTIPSIFAIDDKGNELIGFEAKRQWQLNPRNTIYGAKRLVGRGYKSDIVETMKKVVAYSMRPGKKNDVVLDVGKKEFTLQEVSAKILNKIRDVAANHLKVPVKRAVVTVPAYFNDRQRQSVKDAGKLIDLEVVRIINEPTAAALAYGVGKGLKEKVVVYDLGGGTFDVSIIEIRDRVFEVKATGGDIFLGGIDFDNAIIHHVLKDFASKTGIDLATDPVAMQRIKDLAERTKIDLSAREEVPFNIPFITMTSQGQPLNIEMKFTRRMLEQLTNQHIDRSLQIVARVLVDSGLSTKDIDQVLLVGGQTRMPIVQDRLTKFFGKPPSKGVHPDEAVAIGAALYANSLEDNSNLRIQLLDVIPMAIGLEKAGGAFHTVFPRNAAIPNAKQLLATTSMDNQTELAMRIFQGDHEMVAQNDMLGEFTFSGIRADKAGRVQVEITFDVSVEGILTMRARDPATGREMRTTVRVSQS from the coding sequence ATGCAAACGAAGGAGCCCATCATCGGCATCGACCTCGGCACGACGAACTCGTGTGCGGCGTATGTCGACGAGAGCGGGAACGTGAAGCTCATCCCCTACAAGGGCGGCGACTACACCATCCCCTCCATCTTCGCCATCGATGACAAGGGCAACGAGCTGATCGGCTTCGAGGCCAAGCGCCAGTGGCAGCTCAACCCGCGCAACACCATCTACGGCGCCAAGCGCCTGGTGGGCCGCGGGTACAAGAGCGACATCGTCGAGACGATGAAGAAGGTCGTCGCGTACTCGATGCGCCCCGGCAAGAAGAACGACGTCGTCCTGGACGTGGGCAAGAAGGAGTTCACCCTCCAGGAGGTCAGCGCGAAGATCCTCAACAAGATCCGCGACGTGGCCGCCAACCACCTGAAGGTCCCCGTGAAGCGCGCGGTGGTGACGGTGCCCGCGTACTTCAACGACCGGCAGCGCCAGTCGGTGAAGGACGCCGGCAAGCTCATCGACCTGGAGGTGGTGCGCATCATCAACGAGCCCACCGCCGCGGCGCTCGCCTACGGCGTGGGCAAGGGGCTCAAGGAGAAGGTCGTCGTCTACGACCTGGGCGGCGGCACCTTCGACGTGTCCATCATCGAGATCCGCGACCGCGTCTTCGAGGTGAAGGCCACCGGCGGCGACATCTTCCTGGGCGGCATCGACTTCGACAACGCCATCATCCACCACGTCCTGAAGGACTTCGCGTCGAAGACGGGCATCGACCTGGCCACGGACCCGGTGGCCATGCAGCGCATCAAGGACCTGGCCGAGCGCACGAAGATCGATCTGTCGGCGCGCGAGGAGGTGCCCTTCAACATCCCCTTCATCACGATGACCTCGCAGGGCCAGCCCCTGAACATCGAGATGAAGTTCACGCGCCGGATGCTGGAGCAGCTCACCAACCAGCACATCGACCGCTCGCTCCAGATCGTCGCCCGCGTGCTGGTGGACTCGGGCCTGTCCACCAAGGACATCGACCAGGTGCTGCTGGTGGGCGGGCAGACGCGCATGCCCATCGTGCAGGACCGGCTGACGAAGTTCTTCGGCAAGCCGCCCAGCAAGGGCGTGCACCCGGACGAGGCGGTGGCCATCGGCGCGGCGCTCTACGCGAACTCGCTGGAGGACAACAGCAACCTGCGCATCCAGCTGCTCGACGTGATCCCCATGGCCATTGGCCTGGAGAAGGCGGGCGGCGCGTTCCATACGGTGTTCCCGCGCAACGCGGCCATCCCCAACGCCAAGCAGCTCCTGGCCACCACGAGCATGGACAACCAGACGGAGCTGGCCATGCGCATCTTCCAGGGCGACCACGAGATGGTGGCCCAGAACGACATGCTCGGGGAGTTCACCTTCTCGGGCATCCGCGCCGACAAGGCGGGCCGCGTTCAGGTGGAGATCACCTTCGACGTGAGCGTGGAGGGCATCCTCACCATGCGCGCGAGGGATCCGGCCACCGGCCGCGAGATGCGGACCACCGTCCGCGTCAGCCAGTCCTGA
- a CDS encoding PrkA family serine protein kinase, whose product MEAKRYLQDIGAHVSADFVKNRSILSFEEYVSLFFNDPRSQARNAAQYLRDVMDHYGSEQVPHPTGTIRRFKVFDIPGMDRDGRVAGQEEVQNAIYRLLGNFVRTGRINKLILLHGPNGSAKSTLVNALKAGMEDYSNQPFGALYRLAWVFPSEKLIKGSIGFGERVPTPETDVATTFAHLEAESIDVRMPCELRDHPLFIVPPAERRKMLEAALKKKGLGNGDGASGDFILSNYIRDGEMCHKCRRIFTALLNAYAGDYLKVLRHVQIERFYVSRRYQEGTVTVEPQMSVDAIVQQITADRTQLNLPPALHGVALFEPHGPLVHANRGLIEYSDLLKRPLEAFKYLLGFSETSQVPLEPFVLQLDEVLIASANEKHLGAFKELPDFASFKGRIELVRVPYLRHYKQEQEIYDAQITSTSVGKHVAPHATEVAAMWAVLTRLKKPIPERYAADVKELVDQITPLEKMHLYTEGRAPQRLTSANNKELKRLRTELYEESDTYPNYEGRSGASAREIKTALFNAAQSPDYKCLNALAVLEELDAICRDKSVYEFLQQEVVDRYHDHAEFVRAVEGEYLDRVDSEVRDSMGLVSEDQYRDLVERYLQNVSHWVRGEKMRNRVTGEMERPDEGRMAEMEGIIMPKGEDPGEFRRGLISSIGAHRLDNPDAQMDYPRIFPDMFKRLRDHYFEERKRVLRKNKENILKYLSEERGALTPREQSQVESTLKTMADRFGYCEHCAKDAILFLMKKRYG is encoded by the coding sequence GTGGAAGCCAAGCGCTACCTGCAGGACATCGGGGCCCACGTGTCCGCCGACTTCGTCAAGAACAGGTCCATCCTGTCCTTCGAGGAGTACGTCTCGCTCTTCTTCAACGATCCCCGGTCCCAGGCGCGCAACGCGGCCCAGTACCTGCGCGACGTGATGGACCACTATGGCTCCGAGCAGGTGCCGCACCCCACGGGCACCATCCGGCGCTTCAAGGTCTTCGACATTCCGGGCATGGACCGGGACGGGCGGGTGGCGGGCCAGGAAGAGGTGCAGAACGCCATCTACCGGCTGCTGGGCAACTTCGTGCGCACCGGCCGCATCAACAAGCTCATCCTCCTGCACGGCCCCAACGGCAGCGCGAAGTCCACCCTGGTCAACGCGCTCAAGGCGGGCATGGAGGACTACTCGAACCAGCCCTTCGGCGCGCTGTACCGGCTGGCGTGGGTGTTCCCCTCCGAGAAGCTCATCAAGGGCTCCATCGGCTTTGGCGAGCGGGTGCCCACCCCGGAGACGGACGTGGCCACGACGTTCGCGCACCTGGAGGCGGAGTCCATCGACGTCCGCATGCCGTGCGAGCTGAGGGACCACCCCCTGTTCATCGTCCCCCCCGCCGAGCGCCGCAAGATGCTGGAGGCGGCGCTGAAGAAGAAGGGGCTGGGCAATGGGGATGGGGCCTCGGGGGACTTCATCCTCTCCAACTACATCCGCGACGGGGAGATGTGCCACAAGTGCCGGCGCATCTTCACCGCGCTGCTCAACGCGTACGCGGGCGACTACCTCAAGGTGCTGCGCCACGTGCAGATCGAGCGCTTCTACGTCTCGCGCCGCTACCAGGAGGGCACCGTCACGGTGGAGCCGCAGATGAGCGTGGACGCCATCGTCCAGCAGATCACCGCGGACCGCACCCAGCTCAACCTGCCCCCGGCGCTGCACGGCGTGGCGCTCTTCGAGCCGCACGGCCCGCTGGTGCACGCCAACCGGGGCCTCATCGAGTACTCGGACCTGCTCAAGCGCCCGCTGGAGGCCTTCAAGTACCTGCTGGGCTTCAGCGAGACGTCCCAGGTCCCGCTGGAGCCGTTCGTGCTCCAGCTCGACGAGGTGCTGATCGCCTCCGCCAACGAGAAGCACCTGGGCGCCTTCAAGGAGCTGCCGGACTTCGCGTCCTTCAAGGGGCGCATCGAGCTGGTGCGGGTGCCCTACCTGCGCCACTACAAGCAGGAGCAGGAGATCTACGACGCGCAGATCACCTCCACCTCGGTGGGCAAGCACGTGGCGCCGCACGCCACCGAGGTGGCCGCCATGTGGGCGGTGCTCACCCGGCTCAAGAAGCCCATCCCCGAGCGCTACGCGGCCGACGTGAAGGAGCTGGTGGACCAGATTACCCCGCTGGAGAAAATGCACCTCTACACGGAGGGCAGGGCGCCCCAGCGGCTGACCTCGGCCAACAACAAGGAGCTGAAGCGGCTGCGCACGGAGCTCTACGAGGAGTCGGACACCTATCCGAACTACGAGGGCCGCTCGGGCGCCAGCGCGCGGGAGATCAAGACGGCGCTGTTCAACGCCGCGCAGAGCCCGGACTACAAGTGCCTCAACGCCCTGGCGGTGCTCGAGGAGCTCGACGCCATCTGCCGGGACAAGAGCGTGTACGAGTTCCTCCAGCAGGAGGTGGTGGACCGCTACCACGATCACGCGGAGTTCGTGCGGGCCGTGGAGGGCGAGTACCTCGACCGGGTGGACTCGGAGGTGCGGGACTCCATGGGCCTGGTCTCCGAGGACCAGTACCGGGACTTGGTGGAGCGCTACCTCCAGAACGTGAGCCACTGGGTGCGGGGCGAGAAGATGCGCAACCGCGTCACCGGGGAGATGGAGCGGCCGGACGAGGGCCGGATGGCGGAGATGGAGGGCATCATCATGCCCAAGGGCGAGGATCCGGGGGAGTTCCGCCGGGGCCTCATCTCCAGCATCGGCGCGCACCGGCTGGACAACCCGGACGCGCAGATGGACTACCCGCGCATCTTCCCGGACATGTTCAAGCGCCTGAGGGACCACTACTTCGAGGAGCGCAAGCGGGTGCTGCGCAAGAACAAGGAGAACATCCTCAAGTACCTCTCCGAGGAGCGCGGCGCGCTCACCCCCCGGGAGCAGTCCCAGGTGGAGAGCACGCTCAAGACCATGGCGGACCGCTTCGGCTACTGCGAGCACTGCGCCAAGGACGCCATCCTGTTCCTGATGAAGAAGCGCTACGGCTGA
- a CDS encoding S1 family peptidase, whose amino-acid sequence MNRLLLGAPALFTLLSCASAGPSQPAAAAQVRAAPPAPEVQRVVAVSEGRAPEARPTRKQVVRQILPHNVRLVVSEGGKTRRSASGVVIGTEQTEQGGVSYVITNAHAVDMSGLKAPHMVVHLENRAEVTEFPVEVVATGKVPEMDLALLRVPGVELSSAKLAEDAELELGEDVVVAACPYGKSLSLSGGMLSQVEWDPESRLPRMVKTDAPIGYGASGGGIFSLETGKLLAIVEGYRTAKVGFAVADKDYSFDVPMPGETFAAPVSKVRGFLESKGFGRLLSRPAEGLSGQTAQR is encoded by the coding sequence ATGAACCGGCTTCTCCTCGGGGCGCCCGCCCTTTTCACCCTCCTGTCCTGCGCCAGCGCGGGACCCTCGCAGCCCGCGGCCGCGGCCCAGGTGCGCGCCGCGCCGCCCGCGCCGGAGGTTCAGCGGGTGGTGGCGGTCTCCGAGGGGAGGGCGCCGGAGGCGAGGCCCACGCGCAAGCAGGTGGTGCGGCAGATCCTTCCGCACAACGTCCGGCTGGTGGTGAGCGAGGGCGGGAAGACCCGGCGGAGCGCCTCGGGCGTGGTGATCGGCACCGAGCAGACGGAGCAGGGCGGCGTCAGCTACGTCATCACCAACGCGCACGCGGTGGACATGAGCGGGCTGAAGGCGCCGCACATGGTGGTCCACCTGGAGAACCGGGCGGAGGTCACCGAGTTCCCGGTGGAGGTGGTGGCCACGGGCAAGGTGCCGGAGATGGATCTGGCGCTCCTGCGCGTGCCGGGGGTGGAGCTGTCCTCGGCGAAGCTGGCGGAGGACGCGGAGCTGGAGCTGGGCGAGGACGTGGTGGTGGCCGCGTGCCCGTACGGCAAGTCCCTGTCCCTGTCCGGCGGCATGCTCTCGCAGGTGGAGTGGGACCCCGAGAGCCGCCTGCCGCGGATGGTGAAGACGGACGCGCCCATCGGCTACGGGGCCTCCGGGGGCGGCATCTTCAGCCTGGAGACGGGCAAGCTGCTGGCCATCGTCGAGGGCTACCGGACGGCGAAGGTGGGCTTCGCGGTGGCGGACAAGGACTACAGCTTCGATGTGCCGATGCCGGGCGAGACGTTCGCTGCCCCGGTCTCGAAGGTCCGCGGCTTCCTGGAATCCAAGGGCTTTGGCCGCCTGCTGTCGCGCCCCGCCGAGGGCCTCTCCGGCCAGACCGCGCAGCGCTGA
- a CDS encoding deoxycytidylate deaminase, translating to MAERSSWDQYFMDIARQVASRATCDRKHVGALLVRDRTILSTGYNGSIRGLPHCDDVGHLMENGHCVATVHAEANAIIQAAKNGVSIDGATIYTTASPCWPCFKLIANSGCARIVFGEFYRDPRIFEYAARLGLELTGLGDAARPPEPR from the coding sequence ATGGCCGAGCGCAGCTCCTGGGATCAGTACTTCATGGACATCGCGAGGCAGGTGGCCTCGCGCGCCACGTGTGATCGCAAGCACGTGGGGGCCCTGCTGGTGAGGGACCGCACCATCCTGTCGACGGGCTACAACGGCTCCATCCGGGGCCTGCCACACTGTGATGACGTGGGCCACCTGATGGAGAACGGCCACTGCGTGGCCACCGTCCACGCCGAGGCCAACGCCATCATCCAGGCGGCCAAGAACGGCGTGAGCATCGACGGGGCGACCATCTACACCACCGCCAGTCCGTGCTGGCCGTGCTTCAAGCTGATCGCCAACAGCGGCTGCGCGCGCATCGTCTTCGGCGAGTTCTACCGTGATCCTCGCATCTTCGAGTACGCGGCCCGGCTGGGGCTGGAGCTGACCGGGCTCGGGGACGCGGCCCGCCCGCCCGAACCCAGGTAG
- a CDS encoding HAMP domain-containing histidine kinase — MVGAARYSAVPTLMDSLLHDVRNPLNALSINLEVLSEKLKGETGQVPASQEKNIKAMRDQIQRVDGILRQFSDFIVFRGGAAGEVPLSETAKRSLDVLAHESRRRRIKVQTAIEPDLRVVLPDAGELSFFLIQTMLRAFGRSEAGGEVSITIRAEEGQALLEVTDSAGNAPEQSLDTVAALELRCAQLGIGFQIRAGVCCLAFKRA, encoded by the coding sequence GTGGTTGGAGCCGCGCGTTACAGCGCGGTGCCCACCCTGATGGACAGCCTCCTGCACGACGTGCGCAATCCGCTCAACGCCCTGTCCATCAACCTGGAGGTTCTCTCCGAGAAGCTCAAGGGGGAGACGGGCCAGGTGCCCGCGTCCCAGGAGAAGAACATCAAGGCCATGCGCGATCAGATCCAGCGTGTGGACGGCATCCTCCGCCAGTTCTCCGACTTCATCGTCTTCCGGGGCGGGGCGGCCGGTGAAGTCCCGCTGTCCGAGACGGCCAAGCGCTCCCTGGATGTGTTGGCCCATGAGAGCCGCCGGCGCCGCATCAAGGTCCAGACGGCCATCGAGCCCGACCTGCGCGTGGTGCTGCCGGATGCCGGGGAGCTGAGCTTCTTTCTGATCCAGACGATGCTGCGCGCGTTCGGCCGCTCCGAGGCGGGCGGCGAGGTGAGCATCACCATCCGGGCCGAGGAGGGACAGGCGCTCCTGGAGGTGACGGACTCGGCGGGCAACGCGCCCGAGCAGTCGCTCGACACCGTGGCGGCCCTGGAGCTGCGCTGTGCTCAGTTGGGAATCGGCTTTCAGATCCGGGCGGGTGTCTGCTGCCTGGCATTCAAACGCGCCTGA
- the nla6 gene encoding enhancer binding protein Nla6, which yields MGSARILAVDDERATCEALAEMLGAWGHKVEVAFDGHDALRKAGEFRPDVVLSDLAMPETDGLWLLRQLREELPDCPVVFLTGRGTIDAAVGAIKEGAYDFIEKPLNVARLKVCIERALEKKETLREVQTLRRRLKQLGQSDMIAQSASMRKVVELIEKVAPSKASVAISGESGTGKEVVSRAIHNLSLRREKPFIAINCASIPATLIESEIFGHERGAFTGADQRRPGVFELAHGGTLFLDELGEIPIELQAKLLRVLEEGRLRRLGGKVEIEVDVRVLCATNRDLKQEIKNQRFREDLYFRLNVFQIHLPPLRERREDIPILVQHFVEKFRGDSAKRVTGVHPEAMEVLKGHDWPGNIRELRNAVERAVILCDGELITREHLPPDMAGKSPERHSFRLPFGLSLDAVEREYILGSLQRNGNNKARTAEVLGVSEKTLYNKLNRYAAEARQQGQTPAGGLLKPAGDGDLEPGVSPIR from the coding sequence GTGGGCAGCGCACGAATTCTGGCCGTGGATGACGAACGAGCGACCTGCGAGGCGCTGGCAGAAATGCTCGGCGCTTGGGGCCATAAGGTCGAGGTCGCGTTCGACGGGCACGATGCCCTGCGGAAGGCGGGCGAGTTCCGCCCGGACGTCGTCCTGTCCGACTTGGCGATGCCCGAGACGGACGGGCTCTGGCTGTTGCGCCAGCTCCGGGAGGAGCTGCCGGACTGCCCGGTGGTGTTCCTCACCGGCCGGGGCACCATCGATGCGGCGGTGGGCGCCATCAAGGAAGGCGCCTATGACTTCATCGAGAAGCCGCTGAACGTCGCCCGGCTGAAGGTCTGCATCGAGCGGGCGCTCGAGAAGAAGGAGACGCTGCGCGAGGTGCAGACGCTGCGCCGGCGCCTCAAGCAGCTCGGCCAGTCCGACATGATCGCCCAGTCGGCGTCCATGCGGAAGGTGGTGGAGCTCATCGAGAAGGTGGCGCCCTCCAAGGCCAGCGTGGCCATCTCGGGCGAGTCCGGCACGGGCAAGGAGGTGGTGTCGCGCGCCATCCACAACCTCTCGCTGCGCCGCGAGAAGCCCTTCATCGCCATCAACTGCGCCTCCATCCCCGCCACGCTCATCGAGTCCGAGATCTTCGGCCACGAGCGCGGTGCCTTCACGGGCGCCGATCAGCGCCGGCCCGGCGTGTTCGAGCTGGCCCACGGCGGCACGCTGTTCCTGGACGAGCTTGGTGAGATTCCCATCGAGCTGCAGGCCAAGCTGCTTCGCGTGCTCGAAGAGGGGCGCCTGCGGCGGCTCGGCGGCAAGGTGGAGATCGAAGTGGACGTGCGCGTGCTGTGCGCCACGAACCGCGACCTCAAGCAGGAGATCAAGAACCAGCGTTTCCGCGAGGACTTGTACTTCCGCCTCAACGTCTTCCAGATCCACCTGCCGCCCCTGCGCGAGCGCCGGGAAGACATCCCCATCCTGGTGCAGCACTTCGTGGAGAAGTTCCGCGGGGACTCGGCCAAGCGCGTCACCGGCGTGCACCCGGAGGCCATGGAAGTCCTCAAGGGCCACGACTGGCCGGGCAACATCCGCGAGCTGCGCAACGCCGTGGAGCGCGCGGTGATCCTCTGCGACGGGGAGCTCATCACCCGCGAGCACCTGCCCCCCGACATGGCGGGCAAGAGCCCCGAGCGCCACTCGTTCCGGCTGCCCTTTGGCCTGTCCCTGGACGCCGTGGAGCGCGAGTACATCCTCGGCAGCCTCCAGCGGAACGGGAACAACAAGGCCCGTACGGCCGAAGTCCTCGGGGTGTCGGAAAAGACCCTCTACAACAAGCTGAACCGGTACGCGGCCGAGGCCCGGCAGCAAGGACAGACGCCGGCAGGGGGGTTGCTCAAGCCCGCCGGTGATGGGGATCTCGAGCCTGGTGTGTCGCCCATTCGCTGA
- a CDS encoding ArsA family ATPase, with product MSDARVLHFFGGKGGVGKTTLAASYALMLSEDAPKEKVLLVSLDATRSLSDLVKKKLPAKPTKLVAGKGEGGLYAAELEPAALLKPFAAKYVPALEKAAGKGTHLSDEDLGKLFAQAVPGLEELVGLFHLQELLEEQEFDRIVVDASPTSHTLRLFDLPQGLRKFLGIVKTGAEKPSGSKSKKEPVAEGGFLEETGARAERLLALIKDPVRTAFHLVALAEPVPEAQTRMMFAQLRERSIPVTEILVNQVEAKDGCPACHGRRGLQAPHVRKFQALDKTVPVHLVAKRELAPRGLDGLKEFSKEWTGGKETKPLEFSAAEGPPALVRAPSMPPIAAPPLPPTRLIFFVGQGGVGKSSCAAAAAVTLTEKEGPVLLISTDPAHSLSDVLQSRLTDTETQVKGTKGLYARELDVAGWFNALRKRLKEKAEKAFEGAPKTGNDVPPDLAALRNLLDCAPPGIDELAALSCLTDALVQERFKRIVVDPAPMVTAMRVVELADTAKGWLSTLHGVLSKHRAKGLGELADDVAALLKHVKRFEEALASPNESRFVVVTRGEDLAASRTERLVEYLKERKLQVERVLVNRVGPKSTCPKCENRRKLELNAAKAIEKKIGLPVTMAPALGRHPAGLRELKAFRTAWYALSAPVKIKAA from the coding sequence ATGAGTGATGCGCGAGTACTCCACTTCTTCGGCGGTAAGGGCGGGGTTGGAAAGACCACGCTCGCGGCGTCCTATGCGTTGATGCTCTCGGAGGATGCCCCCAAGGAGAAGGTGCTGCTGGTCTCCCTGGACGCCACGCGGTCGCTCTCCGATCTGGTGAAGAAGAAGCTGCCCGCCAAGCCCACCAAGCTGGTGGCGGGCAAGGGCGAGGGCGGGCTGTACGCGGCGGAGCTGGAGCCCGCGGCGCTGCTCAAGCCGTTCGCCGCCAAGTACGTCCCCGCGCTGGAGAAGGCCGCCGGCAAGGGCACGCACCTGTCCGACGAGGATCTCGGCAAGCTCTTCGCCCAGGCGGTGCCGGGGCTGGAGGAGCTCGTGGGGCTGTTCCACCTCCAGGAGCTGCTGGAGGAGCAGGAGTTCGACCGGATCGTCGTGGATGCCTCGCCCACCAGCCACACGCTGCGCCTGTTCGACCTGCCGCAGGGGCTGCGCAAGTTCCTGGGCATCGTGAAGACCGGGGCGGAGAAGCCCTCGGGCTCCAAGAGCAAGAAGGAGCCGGTGGCCGAAGGCGGCTTCCTGGAGGAGACGGGGGCCCGCGCGGAGCGGCTGCTCGCGCTGATCAAGGACCCGGTCCGGACGGCCTTCCACCTCGTGGCGCTGGCCGAGCCGGTGCCCGAGGCGCAGACGCGCATGATGTTCGCGCAGCTCCGGGAGCGGAGCATCCCGGTGACGGAAATCCTCGTCAACCAGGTGGAGGCCAAGGACGGCTGTCCGGCGTGCCACGGCCGCCGGGGCCTGCAGGCCCCCCACGTGCGCAAGTTCCAGGCCCTGGACAAGACCGTGCCGGTGCACCTGGTGGCCAAGCGTGAGCTGGCGCCCCGGGGGCTGGACGGGCTCAAGGAGTTCTCCAAGGAGTGGACGGGCGGCAAGGAGACCAAGCCGCTGGAGTTCTCCGCGGCCGAGGGGCCTCCGGCCCTGGTGCGCGCCCCGTCGATGCCCCCCATCGCCGCGCCCCCGCTGCCGCCCACGCGCCTCATCTTCTTCGTGGGGCAGGGCGGGGTGGGCAAGAGCTCCTGTGCCGCCGCCGCCGCGGTGACGCTGACCGAGAAGGAGGGGCCCGTGCTCCTCATCTCCACGGATCCGGCGCACTCGCTGTCGGACGTGCTCCAGAGCCGCCTCACGGACACCGAGACCCAGGTGAAGGGCACCAAGGGGCTCTACGCGCGCGAGCTGGACGTGGCCGGCTGGTTCAACGCCCTGCGCAAGCGCCTCAAGGAGAAGGCGGAGAAGGCCTTCGAGGGCGCGCCCAAGACGGGCAACGACGTGCCGCCGGACCTGGCCGCGCTGCGCAACCTGCTGGACTGCGCGCCCCCGGGCATCGACGAGCTGGCGGCGCTCAGCTGCCTCACGGACGCGCTGGTGCAGGAGCGCTTCAAGCGCATCGTCGTGGACCCGGCGCCCATGGTCACCGCCATGCGCGTGGTGGAGCTGGCCGACACGGCGAAGGGCTGGCTGAGCACGCTGCACGGCGTGCTGTCCAAGCACCGCGCCAAGGGGCTGGGCGAGCTGGCCGACGACGTGGCCGCGCTGCTCAAGCACGTGAAGCGCTTCGAGGAGGCGCTGGCCTCGCCCAACGAGTCGCGCTTCGTGGTCGTCACCCGGGGCGAGGATCTGGCGGCCTCGCGCACCGAGCGGTTGGTGGAGTACCTCAAGGAGCGCAAGCTCCAGGTGGAGCGGGTGCTCGTCAACCGCGTGGGCCCCAAGTCCACCTGTCCCAAGTGCGAGAACCGCCGCAAGCTGGAGCTGAACGCCGCCAAGGCCATCGAGAAGAAGATCGGCCTGCCCGTCACCATGGCGCCCGCGCTGGGCCGCCACCCGGCGGGCCTGCGCGAGCTGAAGGCGTTCCGCACCGCGTGGTACGCCCTGTCTGCGCCGGTGAAGATCAAAGCCGCCTGA
- a CDS encoding tetratricopeptide repeat protein — MRPTPLLLLVLVASTALGQPAKARTLNTEGFRLYQAGQFPEALERFQAAAQANPQYALAHYNVAATLGVLRKQRKVCEYQAFPETILQHLTRAVELDPRRLKRAQEDADLEPIRNTVGWHRLLGRSPTRAADVPALLQAVDWYGPGVGVYGTLVRLDFQAGGKVVLNRRVPQDEGPPREEAVTGSYRVKRSTVTVTLPGHAKPLTGSLSPTGLLKLQELGAFTDAPSECEA; from the coding sequence ATGCGCCCCACCCCGTTGCTGCTCCTCGTTCTGGTGGCCTCCACGGCCCTGGGCCAGCCCGCCAAGGCCCGGACGCTCAACACCGAGGGCTTCCGCCTCTACCAGGCAGGCCAGTTCCCCGAGGCCCTGGAGCGCTTCCAGGCCGCCGCCCAGGCCAACCCCCAGTATGCGCTGGCCCACTACAACGTGGCCGCCACGCTCGGGGTGCTGCGCAAACAGCGGAAGGTGTGCGAGTACCAGGCCTTTCCGGAAACCATCCTCCAGCACCTCACCCGGGCCGTGGAGCTGGACCCCCGGCGCCTGAAGCGCGCCCAGGAGGACGCGGACCTGGAGCCGATCCGGAACACCGTGGGGTGGCACCGGCTGCTGGGGCGCTCTCCCACCCGCGCCGCGGACGTGCCCGCCCTCCTCCAGGCCGTGGACTGGTACGGCCCCGGGGTGGGCGTCTACGGAACGCTGGTGCGCCTGGACTTCCAGGCGGGGGGAAAGGTGGTGCTGAACCGGAGAGTCCCCCAGGACGAGGGCCCGCCCCGGGAGGAGGCCGTCACCGGGAGCTACCGGGTGAAGAGGAGCACGGTGACGGTGACGCTGCCAGGCCATGCCAAGCCCCTCACCGGCTCCCTCAGCCCCACGGGGCTCCTGAAGCTCCAGGAGCTGGGCGCCTTCACCGACGCCCCCTCCGAGTGTGAGGCCTAG
- a CDS encoding acetyl-CoA carboxylase carboxyltransferase subunit alpha, producing the protein MATGTGYALDFERPLIELEKKIEELKVLSGSGSVDFSSEISRLEKKAKKLQTEIFSDLSRWQVVQLSRHSARPYFLDYVQFLFTDFFELCGDRRFGEDPSIVGGFARLDGKPVMLIGHQKGRSTKENMARNFGMPRPEGYRKALRLMELAERLEKPILTFVDTPGAYPGMGAEERGQAEAIAVNLEVMSRLRVPILSTVIGEGGSGGALAIGVGNRVLMMQNSVYSVITPEGCASILFRDASQASKAADALKLTAKDLLGMKIIDEVIPEPAGGAHRDPVKAAEGLGKVLRKHLSELEKLSPDELVKDRYDKFRALGAFTGR; encoded by the coding sequence ATGGCGACCGGTACTGGTTACGCACTCGACTTCGAACGCCCCCTCATTGAGCTGGAAAAGAAAATCGAAGAGCTGAAGGTGCTCTCCGGGAGTGGCTCCGTGGACTTCTCCTCGGAGATTTCCCGGCTGGAGAAGAAGGCCAAGAAGCTGCAGACGGAGATCTTCAGCGATCTGTCCCGCTGGCAGGTGGTGCAGCTGTCGCGCCACAGCGCGCGGCCCTACTTCCTCGACTACGTGCAGTTCCTCTTCACGGACTTCTTCGAGCTGTGCGGGGATCGCCGCTTCGGCGAGGACCCCTCCATCGTGGGCGGCTTCGCGCGTTTGGATGGCAAGCCCGTCATGTTGATTGGCCATCAGAAGGGGCGCAGCACCAAGGAGAACATGGCGCGCAACTTCGGCATGCCGCGCCCGGAAGGCTACCGCAAGGCGCTGCGGCTCATGGAGCTGGCCGAGCGGCTGGAGAAGCCCATCCTCACCTTCGTGGACACCCCGGGGGCCTACCCGGGCATGGGCGCCGAGGAGCGCGGCCAGGCGGAGGCCATCGCCGTCAACCTGGAGGTCATGAGCCGGCTCCGGGTCCCCATCCTCTCCACCGTCATCGGCGAGGGGGGCTCGGGCGGCGCGCTGGCCATCGGCGTGGGCAACCGCGTGCTGATGATGCAGAACAGCGTCTACTCGGTCATCACCCCCGAGGGCTGCGCCTCCATTCTCTTCCGGGACGCCTCCCAGGCGAGCAAGGCCGCCGATGCGCTCAAGCTCACCGCGAAGGACCTTCTGGGCATGAAGATCATCGACGAAGTCATTCCCGAGCCCGCGGGCGGCGCGCACCGCGATCCGGTCAAGGCCGCCGAGGGGCTGGGCAAGGTGCTGCGCAAGCACCTGTCCGAGCTGGAGAAGCTCTCGCCGGACGAGCTGGTGAAGGACCGGTACGACAAGTTCCGCGCCCTGGGCGCCTTCACGGGCCGTTGA